The region CTGTGCCCCTTATTTTTGTCACAGTTCTGATCATGGGCACCCAGCTGGCCCCGGACCATGGATGGTGCATGCCATGCAGCAATTGATTGTAGGTATTTATCAGCAGAGTGGGGCCAATGATAAAGACGTTTTATTAGGCTGTGAGGCAGCGGCAGCTGAACCCTTTATGGAAAACCTTCCACTCAATGATTTGCGCTTTAATCAAGTTTTGAGCTATGGTAGATGGGTGCCGGCTTATGCATTTATTTACCATGAATACGTCAATAACTTTCAGGGGAATCAAGTAGAAACAAGCGAGTTTTTTGACACAGAGCAGGGGGCTAATCACTTGCTTCTGCGCACCGCTTATTCTTTTTCAATCGGCGATTTAATGACTATCGTTTTAAATGAAGAGGGCGAAATCCATTGGGCCTGGTGTAGTAAGTTCTCTGTCCCTGCACCCGATCAAAAAAGTATTATACAACTGATAAAAAATCTTAGCGCTTGGCGCAAAGGCGTCGCAAAGGATTTTTTGATTTACGGTCGCATGGAAAAACCCTATGAGATCTTAAAACCACGCCAAGCTCAAGTTTATCGTAGCGATGGAACACTTATGAATTTTGATAAAGTACTTAGTAGTCGTTTTGTTAATTTAGAGGGCAGAGACGTTCAACTTTTTGTCAATTGGCAAGATAATACTGAGCAAGTGGAGCTGAGCTTGGACACAGATCTAAAGACTATAATTATTTATAGCTCTGCCACAGGTGAAATGAGGCAAGTAAGTCCCCAGGCTTTAAATTTATCAGTTCCTCCTTTAGATAGCTTAATGATTGAGTATGTAAGATATTAAACTCACTTACACCCACAATTACAATGACAAATCAATATATCATATTGACATCACCTTAATTTTGGCGTATAATAATGATATATTGATTTAATAGGTATTGTACATGAAACAAAAATTTACATTAATTGAGTTAATGGTCGTTATTGCCATCATTGGGATATTGGTCTCACTACTCTTACCTAGCTTAAACAATGCTCGGGAGAAATCCAAGTCAGCTGTTTGTAAAAGTAACCTCAAACAAATTGGCCAATTTGCCTCCATGGCCTCAGATGACAATGATCAATGGACGGTAGCTCTTGACTGGAGTCATTCCAATCCAGGTTTTACCGGTACTTTGGTGAATTATAGTGGTACTGATAGATA is a window of Lentisphaera araneosa HTCC2155 DNA encoding:
- a CDS encoding DUF6259 domain-containing protein; this translates as CAPYFCHSSDHGHPAGPGPWMVHAMQQLIVGIYQQSGANDKDVLLGCEAAAAEPFMENLPLNDLRFNQVLSYGRWVPAYAFIYHEYVNNFQGNQVETSEFFDTEQGANHLLLRTAYSFSIGDLMTIVLNEEGEIHWAWCSKFSVPAPDQKSIIQLIKNLSAWRKGVAKDFLIYGRMEKPYEILKPRQAQVYRSDGTLMNFDKVLSSRFVNLEGRDVQLFVNWQDNTEQVELSLDTDLKTIIIYSSATGEMRQVSPQALNLSVPPLDSLMIEYVRY